A stretch of Gossypium hirsutum isolate 1008001.06 chromosome A06, Gossypium_hirsutum_v2.1, whole genome shotgun sequence DNA encodes these proteins:
- the LOC107963577 gene encoding glutaredoxin-C6, with the protein MSSPTAGGGSGLSIDEEETAETRIRRLISEHPLIIFSRSSCCMCHVMKKLLVTIGVHPTVIELDDHEFASLPRSPSHDTLISSQNLSPAVFIGGTCVGGLESLVALHLSGHLVPKLVEVGVLLV; encoded by the coding sequence ATGAGTAGCCCCACCGCAGGCGGCGGCAGCGGCCTTTCCATAGATGAGGAGGAGACGGCGGAGACTCGGATCAGGAGGCTGATATCGGAGCACCCCCTCATCATCTTCAGCAGGTCGTCTTGTTGCATGTGTCACGTCATGAAAAAGCTGTTGGTCACCATCGGGGTTCACCCCACTGTCATCGAACTCGATGACCATGAGTTCGCTTCCCTCCCTCGATCACCGTCCCACGATACTCTCATCTCCTCTCAGAATCTCTCCCCCGCCGTCTTCATTGGCGGAACCTGCGTCGGCGGGCTCGAATCCCTCGTCGCTCTCCACCTTAGTGGTCACCTCGTCCCAAAGCTTGTCGAAGTTGGCGTTCTCTTGGTATAA
- the LOC107962862 gene encoding probable ADP,ATP carrier protein At5g56450, with amino-acid sequence MSKEEEDEIENRGGGLKPASGPYKWLASFHRDLMAGAVMGGVVHTIVAPIERAKLLLQTQESNLAIVAGGRRKFKGMLDCIFRTVKEEGILSLWRGNGSSVLRYYPSVALNFSLKDLYKNILRNGYSEDGHVFSGASANFIAGAAAGCTTLILIYPLDIAHTRLAADIGRSNVRQFRGIYHFLSTIREKDGIRGIYRGLPASLQGMIVHRGLYFGGFDTIKEILSEESKTELALWKRWVVAQAVTTSAGLLSYPLDTVRRRMMMQSGLEQPMYHSTLQCWKMIYRTEGVSSFYRGALSNIFRSTGAAAILVLYDEVKKFMKWGGL; translated from the exons ATGAGTAAAGAAGAAGAGGACGAAATAGAAAACAGGGGAGGAGGGTTGAAACCGGCGTCGGGGCCGTACAAATGGCTGGCGAGCTTCCACCGTGATCTAATGGCGGGAGCGGTGATGGGTGGCGTGGTGCACACGATCGTGGCACCGATTGAGAGGGCGAAGTTGTTGCTTCAAACCCAAGAGAGCAATTTGGCTATCGTGGCGGGTGGGAGAAGGAAATTCAAAGGGATGCTTGATTGTATCTTCCGTACGGTTAAAGAAGAAGGTATTCTTTCTTTATGGAGAGGCAATGGGAGTAGTGTTCTCAGATATTACCCTTCTGTTGCTCTTAATTTCTCCCTCAAG GATCTGTATAAAAACATATTAAGAAACGGTTATTCTGAAGATGGTCATGTTTTCTCTGGAGCATCTGCTAACTTCATTGCTGGAGCTGCAGCTGGTTGTACAACATTGATCTTGATCTACCCTCTTGACATTGCTCACACCCGCCTTGCTGCAGACATTGGAAGAAGCAATGTCCGTCAATTCAGAGGAATCTACCATTTCCTGAGCACCATACGCGAAAAAGATGGGATACGAGGAATTTACAGGGGTCTTCCTGCTTCTCTACAAGGGATGATTGTTCATCGGGGTCTATATTTTGGTGGATTTGATACTATAAAGGAAATCTTGTCTGAAGAGTCCAAAACTGAGTTGGCATTATGGAAACGTTGGGTGGTTGCACAGGCTGTGACAACATCTGCTGGATTGTTGTCATATCCACTTGATACAGTTCGGAGGCGGATGATGATGCAATCTGGCTTGGAACAACCGATGTACCATAGCACACTGCAGTGCTGGAAGATGATTTATAGAACAGAGGGGGTGAGTTCATTTTACCGCGGGGCACTATCTAACATATTTAGGAGCACTGGTGCTGCAGCCATCTTGGTTCTATATGATGAGGTCAAGAAATTCATGAAATGGGGTGGATTGTAG